In a single window of the Anaerocolumna cellulosilytica genome:
- a CDS encoding DJ-1/PfpI family protein, with protein sequence MKILLFLAKGFETMEFSPFIDVMGWAKNDYGIDVSVVTCGFKREVISAFNIPVLVEKTIEEISVDDYDALAIPGGFEDFGFYEEAYNENFLDLIRSFDAKNKIIASICVGALPLGKSGILNNRKATTYHLGDGMRQNQLKGFNVHVINEPIVVDKNVITSYCPETAPGVAFKLLELLTSNDEMEIVKKSMGFR encoded by the coding sequence ATGAAAATTTTACTATTTTTAGCCAAGGGATTTGAAACAATGGAATTCAGTCCATTTATAGATGTTATGGGTTGGGCAAAAAACGACTATGGAATAGATGTTTCTGTAGTGACATGTGGATTCAAAAGAGAAGTTATAAGTGCATTTAATATCCCTGTACTAGTTGAAAAGACAATAGAAGAAATCTCCGTTGATGACTACGATGCCTTGGCAATCCCAGGTGGATTTGAAGATTTCGGCTTTTATGAAGAAGCTTATAATGAAAACTTTTTAGACCTTATAAGAAGCTTTGACGCCAAAAATAAAATTATCGCATCGATTTGCGTCGGTGCCTTACCCTTAGGCAAAAGTGGAATATTAAATAATCGAAAAGCAACAACCTATCATTTGGGAGATGGAATGCGGCAAAACCAATTAAAAGGATTTAATGTACATGTGATAAATGAGCCCATCGTAGTTGACAAGAATGTAATTACCTCTTACTGTCCTGAAACTGCACCAGGTGTCGCCTTTAAGTTATTAGAATTATTAACCTCAAACGATGAAATGGAGATTGTTAAGAAGTCCATGGGTTTTAGATAA